From Camelina sativa cultivar DH55 chromosome 7, Cs, whole genome shotgun sequence, one genomic window encodes:
- the LOC104699771 gene encoding UPF0187 protein At3g61320, chloroplastic-like codes for MYQSINLSVSSNFTHRHRPLLESRFPIFSTTGFRKPVNLKPPRVSSGPDSNDSGEKNLTEQLISLLRAVPDWADEIKERGMQQKRSLYTHEKWVEHRSSLRHVRHLLSSFSSRVILSLIPPVFFFTSVAVVIASYNTAVALDWLPGIFPILRSSSLPYQLTAPALALLLVFRTEASYSRYEEGRKAWVGIIAGTNDLARQVICSVDSSGDELIIKDLLLRYVAAFPVALKCHVIYGSDIARDLRNLIEADDLSLILQSKHRPRCVIEFISQSIQLLELDDSKRDLLESKMLHLHEGIGVCEQLMGIPIPLSYTRLTSRFLVFWHLTLPIILWDECHWIVVPATFISAASLFCIEEVGVLIEEPFPMLALDELCDLVHSNIQEAAKSEKVIRNRIIAKIRLREFKHSSNGRHRS; via the exons ATGTATCAATCCATAAATCTCTCCGTTTCTTCTAATTTCACTCACCGTCACCGACCTCTACTCGAATCACGTTTCCCTATCTTCTCCACCACCGGGTTCCGCAAACCCGTCAATCTAAAGCCTCCCCGCGTCTCATCGGGTCCCGATTCCAACGATTCAGGTGAAAAAAACTTAACAGAGCAGCTTATCTCGCTTCTCAGAGCTGTCCCTGACTGGGCGGACGAGATTAAAGAGCGTGGGATGCAGCAGAAACGCTCACTCTACACGCACGAGAAATGGGTCGAACACAGGAGCTCTCTCCGCCACGTGCGTCATCTACTCTCGAGCTTCTCTTCACGCGTTATACTCTCTCTGATTCCtcctgttttcttcttcacgaGCGTCGCGGTTGTGATCGCTAGCTATAACACCGCCGTGGCTTTGGATTGGCTTCCTGGGATTTTCCCGATTCTTCGATCGTCGTCGTTGCCGTATCAGCTCACTGCTCCTGCTTTggctcttcttcttgtgtttcgTACGGAGGCTTCGTATTCGAGGTATGAAGAAGGAAGGAAAGCTTGGGTTGGGATCATTGCTGGAACTAATGATTTAGCTAGGCAAGTGATTTGTTCCGTTGATAGCTCCGGTGATGAATTGATTATCAAAGATTTGCTTCTTCGTTACGTTGCTGCTTTCCCTGTGGCTCTTAAG TGTCATGTGATTTATGGTTCAGATATCGCAAGAGATCTCCGGAACTTGATAGAAGCAGATGACTTATCTCTGATTCTTCAATCAAAGCATCGTCCACGTTGTGTAATCGAGTTCATTTCTCAGAGCATTCAGTTGCTTGAACTAGACGATTCAAAGAGAGACTTATTG GAATCAAAGATGCTCCATTTACATGAAGGAATTGGAGTTTGTGAACAACTCATGGGCATTCCGATTCCGCTCTCTTACACACGCTTAACCTCGAGGTTTTTAGTCTTTTGGCATCTAACTCTCCCAATCATTCTCTGGGATGAATGCCATTGGATTGTTGTTCCTGCTACTTTCATTAGTGCTGCATCTCTGTTTTGCATAGAAGAA GTGGGTGTTCTTATAGAAGAGCCATTTCCTATGTTGGCCTTAGATGAGCTTTGCGATCTTGTGCATAGTAACATCCAAGAAGCTGCTAAATCTGAGAAAGTCATACGTAACCGCATCATTGCAAAGATAAGGCTCCGTGAATTCAAGCACTCGTCAAATGGTCGGCATAGATCTTGA